The following coding sequences lie in one Corticium candelabrum chromosome 10, ooCorCand1.1, whole genome shotgun sequence genomic window:
- the LOC134186175 gene encoding uncharacterized protein LOC134186175, translating to MSRRVDKATHFVSSVYLGAKTDTYSIMKTAETTNETGVNAEAAVAAAALSFGRQKQSEYARKNRVSGRVDTKDTSVQITDGDTKISRAQEKVILVKFSPISGLVGEMWKDALEMACRLQLQFEPGDERVPCFLETSECWLTVTRQHYIVATKNPTKESCFYINQLKRGCNPTFRIEYQTVSDNKWQYVSLPEKDAEAHLTQAKDKTVEFTLINADNKQSAAEMTAWLEGKESFLLGQKKSIIFNNDMYLSVKHNTLLAYRPEKEKYKVTCCSKTTSTQHHTSFVVHRLDEYIARKH from the exons atgtctCGTAGAGTAGACAAAGCTACTCATTTTGTGTCTTCTGTTTATCTTGGAGCCAAGACCGATACTTACTCTATTATGAAGACAGCAGAAACGACAAATGAGACAGGTGTAAATGCAGAAGCTGCAGTGGCAGCAGCAGCCTTGTCGTTTGGTAGGCAAAAGCAATCTGAATATGCACGCAAAAACAGGGTCAGTGGTAGAGTTGACACAAAAGATACCTCAGTACAAATAACAGATGGTGACACAAAGATCAGTCGTGCTCAAGAGAAGGTCATTCTGGTTAAATTCTCTCCCATCAGTGGCCTTGTTGGTGAAATGTGGAAAGATGCTCTAGAGATGGCATGCCGACTTCAACTTCAATTTGAACCAGGAG ATGAACGTGTTCCATGCTTTTTGGAGACCAGTGAATGTTGGCTAACAGTAACAAGACAACATTACATTGTTGCTACAAAAAATCCCACAAAGGAAAGTTGTTTCTACATTAATCAATTGAAACGAGGCTGCAACCCAACATTCAGGATTGAATACCAAACAGTCTCTGACAACAAATGGCAGTACGTCTCTCTACCTGAAAAAGATGCAGAAGCACATCTGACTCAAGCTAAAGACAAGACTGTTGAATTTACCCTAATTAATGCAGACAATAAACAAAGTGCTGCTGAGATGACAGCGTGGCTTGAGGGTAAAGAATCGTTTCTGCTTGGGCAAAAAAAGAGTATCATTTTCAACAATgacatgtatctgtctgtcaaacacaacacacttctAGCATATAGACCGGAAAAGGAGAAGTATAAGGTAACGTGTTGTTCTAAAACAACATCAACTCAACACCACACATCATTTGTTGTCCACCGTTTAGATGAATATATAGCAAGGAAACATTGA
- the LOC134185255 gene encoding uncharacterized protein LOC134185255, which yields MAIIKCMKVRPMPGSALFLVNKWDKLDEEEEMRKGTIQQYLNIVEERLSKRWRGFDCGEQLVTLNARIAARVQELGETTEDMKQVCDKILSMLSKGMVHVLRKTSQKVYNLLAQLERIVENYLRCSKMDKVSRDKKITYDTKCLQEFERVTCNEEIPKVEREISKKIDELIPRLHEHVSKLQPQTAWNSITNITQENQQEIGSASSNFLEERVKSGFLKIICDYDGYKEICRWAQCELADKVEPAVVKFNMLKSDIGGSDTADAIQLLSKLRLQCDDDIGRANLLANLDNQDYLLSGAAALEQLVQQRKCNFFAHLTPAMVVAVECKFFRDLVNALLIGASPQVQIIQKNLPNRLDDLKHQVEATKALEGNKNEYEMILSQCQVLMGKVAKFELDLDIHIYTHNQIKQEESVGDKTGAFSVVTKVILLDETEAALKTILKPITITNADDFLKEFCNCSQLQDTNLVKLYGSIMLSPSPCLKLGLLFEWCGGGSLADFISRSQQEAEDKRSSHNEKVRKMMEQILAGVKYLHARSMIHRDLKPENIMLTVNEDVRIADFATSKRQAEITGFQVVRADIYMAPEVYDCLPYSLSSDMYSIGVMMWEIWNRRRVRDYTPYRLPQDIVQWVLKQNFYHSCGRLWEDLAKRCLKEPTSRPSAEQAHKHLLLPSQGKSSRPQHRSVEGPHVSRPWFFGVLDKEEAVRILEMRGNLDGLFLVRESNPGTLVLTMVYEQRHFHYIIHQQSRPLSYTIRVQKRKKKKRGSVFPDIVQLIQFYSQNRGLKCKLRLK from the exons ATGGCAATAATTAAATGTATGAAGGTTCGTCCTATGCCTGGATCAGCTTTATTTTTGGTGAATAAATGGGACAAGCTTGATGAAGAGGAAGAGATGAGAAAAGGAACTATACAACAATATCTCAACATTGTGGAAGAGCGTCTGTCTAAGCGATGGAGGGGATTTGATTGTGGTGAGCAGCTGGTTACATTGAATGCTAGAATAGCAGCCAGAGTTCAAGAACTAGGAGAGACTACCGAAGACATGAAGCAAGTGTGTGACAAGATATTATCCATGCTGTCTAAAGGAATGGTTCATGTGCTGAGAAAGACATCACA GAAAGTATACAATTTGTTGGCACAGTTAGAGCGAATAGTTGAGAACTATTTGCGGTGTTCCAAAATGGATAAAGTTAGCAGAGACAAGAAGATCACATATGACACAAAATGCTTACAAGAATTTGAAAGAGTCACTTGCAACGAGGAGATTCCGAAAGTCGAAAGGGAAATAAGCAAGAAAATTGACGAACTTATTCCCCGACTTCATGAACATGTTTCAAAATTACAACCACAAACAGCATGGAATTCTATCACTAATATTACCCAGGAAAATCAGCAGGAAATTGGCTCTGCATCATCTAATTTTTTGGAAGAACGAGTGAAATCTGGTTTTCTCAAGATCATATGTGACTATGACGGTTATAAAGAAATCTGTAGGTGGGCACAATGTGAACTTGCTGACAAAGTAGAACCTGCTGTAGTCAAATTTAATATGCTGAAGAGTGACATTGGTGGTTCTGATACTGCAGATGCTATTCAACTTCTCTCCAAGCTTCGTCTACAATGTGATGATGAtattggcagagccaatctGTTGGCTAATCTAGACAATCAAGACTACCTTCTTTCAGGAGCTGCTGCCTTAGAGCAGCTTGTGCAACAGcgaaaatgtaatttttttgCACACCTTACCCCTGCAATGGTAGTGGCTGTAGAATGTAAATTCTTCAGAGACCTTGTGAATGCGTTATTGATTGGAGCAAGTCCACAAGTCCAAATAATTCAAAAGAACCTTCCCAATCGATTAGATGATTTAAAACATCAGGTGGAAGCGACTAAAGCTCTAGAGGGCAATAAGAATGAGTATGAAATGATACTATCCCAATGTCAAGTACTGATGGGGAAAGTAGCAAAATTTGAGCTCGATCTAGATATTCACATCTATACACACAACCAAATAAAACAAGAAGAGTCTGTTGGTGACAAGACGGGTGCATTTAGTGTTGTTACCAAGGTCATTTTGCTAGACGAAACAGAAGCTGCTCTAAAGACGATACTAAAGCCTATTACAATCACAAATGCAGATGATTTTCTGAAAGAATTTTGCAACTGCAG TCAACTCCAAGACACAAATTTAGTAAAGTTGTATGGCTCAATCATGTTGTCTCCTTCACCTTGTCTAAAACTTGGGCTACTGTTTGAATGGTGTGGAGGAGGAAGTCTTGCTGACTTTATATCAAGATCCCAAcaagaagcagaagacaaaAGATCTAGTCACAATGAAAAAGTTAGAAAGATGATGGAGCAAATCCTGGCTGGAGTCAAATACCTTCACGCACGTAGCATGATTCATCGAGATCTCAAACCTGAGAATATCATG TTGACAGTAAACGAGGATGTTCGAATTGCAGACTTTGCAACATCCAAACGGCAGGCAGAGATCACTGGTTTTCAAGTTGTTCGCGCAGATATCTACATGGCACCAGAAGTGTATGACTGTCTTCCCTATTCGTTGTCTTCTGACATGTACAGCATTGGTGTTATGATGTGGGAGATCTGGAATCGAAGGAGAGTTAGAGATTACACTCCGTACAGATTGCCACAAGATATTGTACAATGGGTACTCAAACAAAACTTTTATCATTCTTGTGGACGACTATGGGAAGATCTTGCTAAAAGATGCCTTAAGGAACCTACCAGCCGACCATCAGCAGAACAGGCACACAAA CATCTTCTTTTACCTTCTCAAGGCAAGTCTTCCCGTCCTCAGCATAGAAGTGTTGAAG GGCCACACGTGTCCCGGCCATGGTTTTTTGGTGTGCTTGATAAGGAGGAAGCCGTGAGGATTCTAGAGATGAGAGGAAACTTGGATGG ACTTTTTTTGGTTCGTGAAAGTAATCCTGGTACATTGGTTCTTACCATGGTTTATGAACAACGACATTTTCATTACATTATACATCAG CAATCGCGTCCTTTGTCGTATACAATTCGTGtacaaaaaagaaaaaagaaaaaaagagGATCAGTGTTTCCAGACATTGTACAGCTCATACAGTTCTACTCACAAAATCGTGGTCTCAAGTGCAAGCTTAGATTGAAATGA
- the LOC134186082 gene encoding serine/threonine-protein kinase 17A-like has product MLSPSPCLKLGLLFEWCGGGSLADFISRSQQQADDKRFNHNGKVQKMMEQILAGVKYLHTRSMIHRDLKPENVMLTVHDDVRIADFATAKRQAEITGFQVVGTDIYMAPEVYDCLPYSLSSDMYSIGVMMWEIWNQRRVRDCTSCRLPQDIAQWVLKQKFDGTRGQLWQDLATRCLSTVPTDRPSAEQAYIDLVGKE; this is encoded by the exons ATGCTGTCTCCTTCACCTTGTCTAAAGCTTGGACTACTGTTTGAATGGTGTGGAGGAGGAAGTCTTGCTGACTTTATATCAAGGTCCCAACAACAAGCAGATGACAAAAGATTTAATCACAATGGAAAAGTTCAAAAGATGATGGAGCAAATTCTGGCTGGAGTCAAATACCTTCACACACGTAGCATGATTCATCGAGATCTCAAACCTGAGAATGTCATG TTGACAGTACACGACGATGTTCGAATTGCAGACTTTGCAACAGCCAAACGGCAGGCAGAGATCACTGGTTTTCAAGTTGTTGGCACAGATATCTACATGGCACCAGAAGTGTATGACTGTCTTCCCTATTCGTTGTCTTCTGACATGTATAGCATTGGTGTTATGATGTGGGAGATCTGGAATCAAAGGAGAGTCAGAGATTGCACTTCATGCAGATTGCCACAAGATATTGCACAGTGGGTACTCAAACAGAAGTTTGATGGTACTCGTGGACAACTCTGGCAAGATCTTGCTACAAGATGCTTGAGCACAGTACCTACAGATCGACCATCAGCAGAACAGGCATATATAGACTTGGTAGGCAAGGAATGA
- the LOC134186116 gene encoding uncharacterized protein LOC134186116: MPNPKLLQESREALNLCIVCAANHNVQRIERKTIVFCDVSHSMCKRWSSYSTKSTARRLYEAALLIALMVHRASVECDIWLFSETSVRLQIDFSLGPLENLKIIEKKYWVQPGSGCSLGMTTKFPFSVIDKLMRDRRAVDQFVVLSDMLIESSVHPKDFVNPLTDQLKRYRQCCNNDAVFVCVDLSGQGNSLTDPAGNELYCGDREVR, translated from the exons ATGCCAAACCCTAAATTGCTGCAAGAGTCCAGAGAAGCCTTGAATTTAT gcattgtttgtgcagctaaTCATAATGTTCAACGTATTGAGAGGAAAACCATCGTTTTCTGTGATGTAAGTCATAGCATGTGCAAACGATGGTCGTCCTACTCAACTAAG AGCACTGCTCGGCGATTGTATGAGGCTGCATTACTGATTGCATTGATGGTTCACCGTGCAAGTGTCGAGTGTGACATTTGGTTGTTTTCAGAGACGAGTGTTCGGCTACAAATTGATTTTTCTCTTGGACCTCTTGAGAATTTGAAGATCATTGAGAAGAAATATTGG GTGCAACCAGGCAGTGGCTGTTCTTTGGGAATGACGACCAAGTTTCCGTTTAGTGTTATAGACAAGTTGATGAGGGATCGGAG GGCTGTTGACCAATTTGTTGTGCTTAGTGATATGCTTATTGAATCGTCTGTTCATCCCAAAGATTTTGTGAATCCTCTTACTGACCAGTTGAAACGCTATAGACAATGCTGTAACAACGATGCTGTCTTTGTATGTGTGGACTTGAGTGGTCAAGGGAACAGCTTAACTGATCCAGCTGGAAACGAACTGTATTGCGGTGATCGAGAGGTAAGATAA